A window of Polypterus senegalus isolate Bchr_013 chromosome 14, ASM1683550v1, whole genome shotgun sequence contains these coding sequences:
- the prrc2c gene encoding protein PRRC2C isoform X1 — MSEKSGQSTKAKDGKTKYATLSLFNTYKGKSLETQKSAVAARHGLQSLGKVAVSRRMPPPANLPSLKAENKGNDPNVNIVPKDGSGWASRQDQPGEERPQETTTPPPPKPGPPPPQEVSSGAGRSWASSRQGPQIDGAASLNSHFHQDFPSLQAAGESEKPGEEKEAEEPYGPGPSLRPQNVGSWREGGGRNLNITSGTSEMDAREAAAEEGGPSNCTPSPTPEPEVPKAPSEQWEKRDTRDRPSVGQPKLNGQQLAGGVAPLPTQFRNMMPSYMFPAYPRMPYTPVQGATLRYAQPQEANKGPRAAARVPQGWPQDAVDRPSIVSATDLKELDSLDTEADEGWAGAQMEVDYTEKLNFSDDEENQASKEKGDSWEWMSKIDKMRSRNAESHEDRLEEEEWPSSKGTPPAPVSPNARGPLDVQGAPSVRHLSAVPPPGRTKPQAAAAAAAAATTATAAAATDEDLEAWRQKRKKQTEMSEAAERARRRREEEERRMEMQRLAACAEKLKRLDEKFRPAPAATPVAENAPLPPQEENVEPIPASPDQSDSPRQEPQSPVLEVPAPPAPAPPTEEAEDKSEVEEQPEPEYSCEGEDSKDGGPEPAEEEPPMIAPVLSVESEGGECSVHSRPSGYSKQFQKSLPPRFQRQQLQEQMKQQWQQQQAMAGPPPSGGPVTTAQHRSLYQPMGPHHQHLASMGFDPRWLVMQSYMEPCMMSGRAAMDMSTMHPGRLPPKPVVRREQMESTEAFEHVGRSARDPAAAVWAAEPYPLPEPTPAGTPPKVADEPRLEEAAELERGLVETPTKIDVFLDTPISKDPGVEVQNESEQTDKQLGTPECQPVEVMCSSTTVQTPDPSELTEKAKETLQPLSRTTPPTENLPKVEKPPKVKSETRWGPRPSSSRKEGASERPIRRSGPIKKPILRDMKEEREQRKEKEERSERTVSRKEVPVKTESSKPAADSKREETIVTPPIKTVPTVPDDKPDTRAESPPAAEKLHPETKSVGKKETAPPPRSYRRDRDRDWGPEASYRGRGRGEYYSRGRSYRGTYGGRGRGPGVGPRGRSRSEYPFRDGRLHQDLAPAPAPAPTGTNRHREESETRSESSDFEVLPKRRRQRGSGTDSESEARDTASDTGVSDRESSKLRVGKRDDWPARSFRAQPLSFRPPPALKEDEIQPKAGFLPKGEPSRRGRGGTYKRGARERGGPPRSTPLRRHWLVKPMDTFRPEDAEPRRPEQGPAFHPVAERPTPKFPEVRRDRPRRQRPARPPRQDKPPRFRRLKEREATSDVGASSSPAVEQNVGNALENVAAGSKSPDLSNQNSSDQANEEWETASESSDFNERREREEKKLTTDTACIATPQAAGSKGGASEGGVSSRREAAAAKRSFSSQRPGTERPNRRGNSGPKPGRSYTGGKGDRRRAEGAKGGRRSLLEDHTQGGDAPDGVHAASSGPRMSKDTSGKRRDESKQAATRKVKEKVDALSQFDLNNYASVVIIDDHPEVTTLDDPQSSLVDDGFTEVVSRKQQKRLQDEERRKKEEQSVQSWSKKGSSEKSRGGGAKLPPRFAKKQQQAASQSTAAAPPPVEAAANATSHGTEFTSQGKGLAAGQPHGTLGTELWENKMAGSSVLGDLSKKLGPISPPQPPSVSAWDKPLTSFGGALVPEQGLKSGPEGSVEGIQFGAPSSAGSTDSDGTPALLDKVADNKLPEPKEQRQKPARAGPIKPQKLPDLVPPENKEHKPGPIGKERSLRNRKVKDSQQVEQQATEKTVDSNSPSKDTKVVPIDSMMSVNTTEFTTSPKETVTDYTSPSSSLADGTKMDDGVVPSVSRYGGGGSQPPSGQHTTAHPPPCAPQVPLPHALPIPRRETLQQSSGLTPVSPATVDLTLKMESARKAWENSPSIGEKSSPVSTSASPITSGAAASSTTYSSFSSTSMAQIPVASVTPTTSLSGSATYTTSSLSTKTTSTSDPPNICKVKPQQLQGGSMATAGHFSQLGCVPPQVFVSQSAPGGWHSSQRSAARWDSSAHCSSSSSIMPGSAAQIPAFYVDTSHLFSTQHPRLAQQQSFQPGLSQPTAVQQIPIPIYAPLQGQHQAQLGPPVSQAQELFSSSLQPYRSQQAFMQSSLSQPSPVVLSGTGQPSAMMLSGAAIHNYPPVQPPDLSKASSGLAFQQTSSAPHIPILFEPPLSQPSGLGGSQLVDTHLLQARQGLSQPSSLYTGQVQQPGQSSYYSSAAAAASPSSALQQVNVPTHSHASQSSYYTSRPFPSATLQQVTVPLPTSQLSLPNFGSTGAPQPLIALPQSPAQSLTRPAQVSQPYRGLVNQTQHSMMPPPNKMCEMDLKLFGSGMDMKPGTPPIGARSTTPTSSPFRASSTSPSSQSSKMNSVVYQKQFQSAPPSVCLPQHFSGQFPPQMLSQPNLMPPLARPPHTSSFPSGVQRTPMGPPMSPSLGASLMNHARSQHVARSTSGALAPTRGGQAALKAEQDLKARQRAEVLQSTQKFFLEQQQQQQHKPAGSKICRSDSAGKQPTENSMATPPLAQEHLEVDKGPPAPPKPVRTGPIKPQALKPDETK; from the exons ATGTCCGAGAAGTCAGGCCAGAGCACCAAGGCAAAGGATGGAAAGACCAAGTATGCCACCCTCAGCCTGTTTAACACTTACAAGGGCAAGTCACTGGAGACGCAGAAAAGCGCAG TGGCAGCTCGACATGGCCTACAGAGCCTTGGGAAGGTAGCAGTGAGCAGGCGCATGCCCCCGCCTGCCAACCTGCCCAGCCTGAAAGCCGAAAATAAGGGCAATGATCCCAATGTCAACATAGTTCCTAAAGATGGCAGTGGCTGGGCATCGCGCCAGGACCAGCCTGGAGAGGAACG TCCCCAGGAGACCACGACGCCGCCACCACCAAAGCCGGGACCCCCACCCCCTCAGGAGGTGAGCAGTGGAGCAGGGCGCTCCTGGGCCAGTAGCAGACAGGGCCCACAGATAGATG gtgccgccagtctgaaCAGCCACTTCCATCAGGATTTCCCCAGTCTGCAGGCAGCCGGGGAGTCTGAAAAGCCTGGAGAAGAGAAAGAGGCAGAGGAGCCGTATGGGCCAGGCCCTAGTCTCCGGCCGCAGA ATGTGGGCAGCTGGAGAGAAGGAGGTGGGCGAAATCTCAACATCACTTCGGGAACCTCCGAAATGGATGCCAGAGAAGCTGCAGCAGAGGAAGGAGGGCCAAGCAACTGCACCCCATCCCCAACCCCAGAGCCAGAGGTTCCCAAAGCTCCCAGCGAGCAGTGGGAGAAAAGGGACACTCGTGACAGGCCATCAGTTGGGCAGCCAAAGCTTAACGGGCAACAGCTAGCTGGTGGAGTGGCTCCTCTCCCGACTCAATTTAGAAATATGATGCCATCATAT ATGTTTCCCGCCTATCCCAGAATGCCGTATACCCCGGTGCAAGGTGCCACTTTACGGTATGCCCAGCCACAGGAGGCCAACAA GGGCCCCAGGGCTGCTGCACGTGTCCCTCAGGGCTGGCCTCAAGATGCTGTGGACAGGCCTTCCATTGTCAGTGCCACAGACCTgaaggagctggacagtctggACACAGAGGCAGATGAGGGCTGGGCTG GGGCGCAGATGGAGGTGGATTACACAGAGAAGCTCAACTTCAGTGATGATGAGGAAAACCAGGCAAGCAAAGAGAAAGGCGACAGTTG GGAGTGGATGAGTAAAATAGACAAGATGCGATCCCGTAATGCTGAGAGCCACGAGGATCGATTGGAGGAAGAGGAATGGCCTAGCAGCAAGGGTACACCCCCTGCACCAGTTTCTCCAAACGCTAGAGGACCACTTGACGTACAG GGAGCGCCTTCAGTACGCCACCTGTCTGCTGTGCCACCGCCAGGACGGACAAAACCACAGGCGGCGGCGGCTGCggctgctgctgctactactgctactgctgctgctgctactgatGAAGATTTGGAGGCATGGAGGCAGAAGCGCAAAAAGCAGACAGAGATGTCTGAAGCAGCAGAGCGTGCGCGGCGGAGGAGGGAAGAGGAGGAGCGTAGGATGGAGATGCAGCGTCTGGCTGCATGTGCAGAAAAGCTGAAGAGGCTGGATGAAAAGTTCAGACCTGCTCCAGCTGCCACACCTGTGGCTGAAAATGCGCCGTTGCCACCTCAGGAGGAGAATGTAGAGCCCATCCCAGCCTCTCCAGACCAGAGTGATTCACCAAGACAGGAGCCACAGTCACCAGTGTTAGAAGTGCCAGCACCACCAGCACCTGCACCACCCACAGAAGAAGCCGAGGACAAGTCTGAAGTGGAGGAGCAGCCAGAACCAGAATATAGCTGTGAGGGGGAGGACTCCAAGGATGGAGGTCCTGAGCCAG CAGAGGAGGAGCCCCCTATGATTGCTCCAGTCCTGTCAGTGGAGAGTGAGGGAGGGGAGTGCAGTGTCCACTCGCGCCCCTCTGGGTACTCCAAGCAGTTTCAGAAGAGCCTGCCACCCCGCTTCCAGAGACAACAG TTACAGGAGCAGATGAAGCAGCAGTGGCAGCAACAGCAGGCAATGGCTGGCCCTCCTCCCTCAGGTGGCCCAGTGACCACGGCACAGCATCGCTCTTTGTATCAGCCTATGGGCCCTCACCATCAGCACTTGGCCTCCATGGGGTTTGACCCACGCTGGTTGGTGATGCAGTCATATATGGAACCCTGCATGATGTCTGGCCGTGCCGCTATGGATATGTCCACTATGCACCCAG GGCGTTTGCCTCCAAAGCCAGTAGTAAGAAGGGAGCAGATGGAAAGCACTGAGGCATTTGAGCACGTTGGCAGATCAGCACGGGATCCTGCAGCAGCCGTGTGGGCAGCAGAGCCATATCCTCTGCCAGAGCCTACACCTGCGGGCACACCCCCCAAGGTGGCAGATGAACCGAG GTTGGAGGAAGCTGCAGAACTGGAGCGGGGCCTTGTGGAAACTCCGACCAAGATAGATGTTTTCCTGGACACTCCCATCAGTAAGGACCCAGGTGTAGAAGTGCAGAACGAGAGTGAGCAAACGGACAAGCAGCTTGGCACTCCAGAGTGCCAGCCTGTGGAGGTGATGTGCAGCAGCACCACTGTCCAAACCCCTGACCCCTCTGAACTGACAGAAAAAGCTAAAGAAACTCTGCAGCCTCTGAGCAGGACTACCCCACCAACTGAGAATCTGCCCAAAGTTGAAAAGCCCCCTAAAGTGAAGTCGGAGACCCGCTGGGGCCCTAGGCCAAGCTCTAGTAGAAAGGAAGGAGCTAGCGAGAGGCCCATCCGCAGGTCAGGTCCCATAAAAAAGCCCATCCTGCGTGATATGAAGGAAGAACGAGAGCAGCGGAAGGAGAAGGAGGAGCGGTCAGAACGGACAGTGAGCAGGAAGGAGGTACCGGTCAAAACGGAGAGCAGTAAGCCTGCTGCCGACTCCAAAAGGGAGGAGACAATCGTCACCCCACCCATCAAGACGGTGCCCACGGTCCCCGATGACAAACCAGACACACGAGCAGAGAGTCCTCCAGCCGCTGAGAAGCTGCACCCTGAGACCAAGTCAGTCGGTAAGAAGGAGACGGCTCCGCCCCCAAGAAGCTACCGGCGAGACCGTGACAGAGACTGGGGTCCTGAGGCCAGCTACAGGGGCCGAGGTAGGGGTGAGTACTATTCACGGGGGCGGAGCTACAGAGGTACTTATGGGGGTAGGGGCCGAGGCCCAGGTGTGGGTCCACGGGGACGCAGTCGAAGTGAATACCCTTTCCGTGATGGTCGACTCCACCAAGACTTGGCACCGGCCCCTGCCCCTGCCCCTACTGGGACAAACAGGCACCGAGAGGAGAGCGAGACGCGCAGCGAGAGCTCTGACTTTGAAGTGCTGCCCAAAAGACGCCGGCAGCGTGGCTCAGGCACCGACTCTGAAAGTGAAGCGCGTGACACGGCTAGTGATACTGGTGTGTCTGATAGGGAGAGTAGCAAGCTGCGTGTGGGCAAACGTGATGACTGGCCTGCTAGGTCTTTCAGGGCTCAGCCCCTGTCATTCCGTCCCCCTCCTGCACTCAAGGAAGATGAGATACAGCCCAAAGCTGGCTTCCTGCCCAAAGGGGAGCCTTCTCGACGAGGAAGAGGAGGGACGTACAAGCGTGGGGCTCGTGAGCGAGGAGGGCCCCCTCGCAGCACTCCCCTGCGAAGACACTGGTTAGTCAAGCCTATGGACACTTTCAGGCCGGAGGATGCTGAGCCCAGACGACCCGAGCAAGGCCCAGCCTTCCACCCTGTGGCCGAGCGGCCCACCCCAAAGTTCCCTGAAGTACGGAGGGACAGGCCACGGAGACAGCGGCCAGCAAGGCCCCCTAGACAGGACAAACCCCCTCGCTTCCGCCGACTGAAGGAAAGGGAGGCCACCAGTGATGTGGGAGCAAGCAGCTCCCCGGCTGTGGAACAGAATGTGGGCAATGCCTTGGAAAATGTGGCGGCTGGCAGTAAATCACCGGACCTGTCCAACCAGAACTCATCTGACCAGGCCAACGAAGAGTGGGAAACTGCCTCTGAGAGTAGTGACTTCAACGAGCGGCGGGAGCGAGAGGAGAAGAAATTGACCACCGACACTGCTTGTATCGCCACGCCACAAGCTGCTGGTTCCAAGGGTGGTGCATCAGAAGGGGGTGTCAGCAGCAGACGTGAAGCTGCTGCAGCTAAGAGGAGTTTCTCCAGCCAGCGTCCTGGGACAGAGCGACCCAACCGAAGAGGCAACAGTGGCCCAAAACCAGGGCGCAGCTACACGGGTGGAAAAGGAGACCGCAGGAGAGCCGAGGGCGCCAAGGGGGGCCGGCGAAG CCTTCTGGAAGACCACACTCAAGGAGGGGATGCACCGGACGGTGTCCACGCAGCTAGTTCTGGCCCGAGGATGAGCAAGGACACCTCTGGGAAACGCAGGGACGAGTCTAAGCAGGCTGCCACCCGCAAAGTCAAGGAGAAGGTGGACGCCTTATCTCAGTTTGATCTCAACAATTACGCCA GCGTGGTAATCATTGATGATCACCCTGAAGTGACCACTCTGGATGACCCTCAGTCCAGCCTGGTGGATGACGGCTTCACAGAGGTGGTTTCTCGCAAGCAACAGAAGCGACTCCAGGATGAAGAGAGAAGAAAGAAGGAAGAGCAGAGTGTGCAG AGCTGGAGCAAGAAAGGCTCAAGCGAAAAGAGCCGAGGGGGCGGAGCCAAATTGCCTCCCCGATTTGCAAAGAAGCAGCAACAGGCAGCGTCCCAGTCCACAGCTGCTGCTCCGCCACCTGTAGAGGCTGCTGCCAACGCAACCTCCCATGGTACTGAATTTACCAGTCAGGGCAAAGGACTTGCAGCTGGTCAGCCACACGGCACCCTGGGAACAGAGCTCTGGGAGAACAAGATGGCTGGCTCCAGTGTGCTGGGTGATTTGAGTAAAAAAT TAGGCCCAATTAGTCCCCCTCAGCCACCCAGTGTCAGTGCTTGGGACAAGCCCCTGACGTCCTTTGGAGGAGCTTTGGTCCCCGAG CAGGGCCTAAAGTCAGGACCAGAGGGAAGTGTGGAAGGAATCCAGTTTGGGGCTCCTTCATCTGCAGGCAGCACAGACAGTGATGGTACCCCAGCACTTCTGGACAAAGTGGCAGATAATAAGCTTCCTGAACCCAAGGAGCAGAGACAGAAGCCGGCACGGGCTGGGCCCATCAAGCCTCAGAAG CTTCCAGACTTGGTACCTCCTGAGAACAAGGAGCACAAACCCGGCCCCATTGGCAAGGAGCGCTCTCTGAGGAACCGCAAGGTGAAGGACAGCCAGCAGGTGGAGCAACAGGCCACAGAGAAGACCGTGGACTCAAACTCTCCCTCCAAAGACACCAAGGTTGTGCCCATTGACAGCATGATGTCCGTCAACACCACCGAGTTCACTACAAGCCCAAAG GAGACTGTGACGGATTACACGTCCCCCTCCTCATCTCTGGCTGATGGCACTAAAATGGATGATGGAGTAGTGCCCAGTGTGAGTAGATATGGTGGGGGAGGAAGTCAGCCCCCCAGTGGGCAGCATACCACTGCTCATCCGCCACCCTGCGCTCCCCAAGTGCCTTTGCCTCATGCACTTCCCATCCCACGACGAGAAACCCTGCAGCAGAGCTCGGGTCTGACGCCAGTGTCTCCTGCCACAGTTGACCTGACCCTTAAG ATGGAATCGGCAAGGAAGGCATGGGAAAACTCGCCCAGTATCGGGGAGAAGAGCTCGCCAGTGTCGACGTCCGCATCTCCCATCACAAGTGGTGCGGCTGCCAGCAGCACCACGTACAGCTCCTTTTCTAGTACATCAATGGCCCAGATCCCCGTGGCATCAGTAACGCCTACTACCTCCCTGTCGG GCTCTGCCACGTATACCACATCGTCCTTGAGCACCAAGACAACCAGCACTTCTGACCCACCCAATATCTGCAAAGTGAAGCCTCAGCAGCTACAGGGTGGCAGCATGGCTACAGCCGGCCACTTCTCCCAGCTGGGCTGTGTTCCCCCACAGGTGTTTGTGTCCCAGTCGGCTCCAGGTGGGTGGCACTCTAGTCAGAGGTCCGCAGCTAGATGGGATTCCTCCGCTCACTGCTCGTCTTCCTCCTCTATCATGCCAGGCTCTGCTGCGCAGATCCCTGCCTTCTATGTGGACACCAGCCACTTGTTCAGCACACAACACCCAAGGCTGGCACAGCAGCAGAGCTTCCAGCCAGGCTTGTCACAG cCTACCGCAGTTCAGCAGATTCCCATACCCATCTATGCGCCACTGCAagggcagcatcaggcacaactGGGGCCCCCCGTGTCCCAGGCACAGGAGCTATTCAGCTCTTCGCTGCAACCGTACAG GTCCCAGCAGGCCTTCATGCAGAGCAGTTTGTCCCAGCCCTCTCCGGTTGTCCTCTCGGGGACAGGCCAGCCGTCTGCCATGATGCTGTCTGGCGCAGCCATTCATAACTACCCACCTGTGCAGCCACCTGACCTTAGTAAGGCATCATCTGGCCTGGCATTCCAGCAGACCTCGAGTGCACCTCACATACCCATCTTGTTTGAACCGCCACTCAGTCAGCCTTCTGGGCTTGGGGGCTCACAGCTCGTGGACACACACCTTTTGCAG GCACGGCAGGGATTGAGCCAGCCCTCGAGCTTGTATACCGGGCAGGTGCAGCAACCCGGTCAAAGCAGTTACTACAGCTCGGCGGCAGCGGCGGCATCTCCTAGCTCCGCTCTGCAGCAGGTGAACGTGCCCACCCACTCGCATGCCAGCCAGAGCAGCTACTACACTAGCAGACCATTCCCCAGTGCCACTCTGCAGCAG GTGACGGTGCCCCTGCCCACTTCCCAGCTTTCCCTACCCAACTTTGGCTCGACGGGAGCTCCACAGCCTCTGATTGCACTTCCTCAGTCCCCTGCTCAGAGCCTCACCCGGCCGGCACAGGTCAGCCAGCCGTACCGAGGCCTAGTGAACCAGACGCAGCACAGCATGATGCCGCCACCCAATAAG ATGTGTGAAATGGACCTCAAGCTGTTTGGTAGCGGGATGGACATGAAGCCCGGGACGCCCCCCATTGGCGCTCGGAGCACCACGCCCACCTCCAGTCCCTTCAG gGCGAGCTCGACCAGTCCCAGCAGTCAAAGCAGCAAGATGAACAGCGTGGTGTACCAGAAGCAGTTCCAGTCGGcgccccctagtgtgtgcttgccaCAGCACTTTTCAGGGCAGTTTCCTCCACAG ATGCTGTCTCAGCCCAACTTGATGCCTCCACTGGCAAGACCCCCACACACCAGCTCCTTCCCTTCAGGGGTACAGAGAACACCCATGGGCCCCCCAATGTCTCCATCTCTTGGTGCCAGCCTCATGAACCATGCCCGGTCCCAGCATGTCGCTCGAAGCACTTCAGGGGCCCTGGCCCCCACTCGAGGTGGGCAGGCAGCCCTCAAGGCAGAGCAGGATCTCAAG GCCAGGCAGAGGGCCGAAGTGTTGCAGTCCACCCAGAAGTTTTTTTTggagcagcaacagcagcagcaacacaAGCCCGCTGGAAGCAAGATATGCCGAAGCGACAGTGCCGGGAAGCAGCCCACTGAAAACAGTATGGCGACCCCACCCTTGGCCCAGGAGCACCTGGAAGTGGACAAGGGGCCCCCGGCACCCCCCAAGCCGGTGCGAACGGGGCCCATCAAACCCCAGGCCTTGAAGCCCGATGAGACCAAGTAA